The Ananas comosus cultivar F153 unplaced genomic scaffold, ASM154086v1, whole genome shotgun sequence genome contains a region encoding:
- the LOC109704403 gene encoding uncharacterized protein LOC109704403, whose amino-acid sequence MTNYYPLEYKPFPSSGTSSSVKSLIKPLDLKSWDCNSVGLGLVNSLADDTAPWSRTVLLGLEARMNTLSSKFNLNLLECNPESSLEATNTGLQARNSILVSEIVDSEDYTCVISRGPNPKTTHIFGDFILETRTEEIVSPLAVESSEEPILEPCGGIFGMCGYCKKTLGEGEDIYMFRGEEAFCSSDCRERFIKEEIEEEMNTKHCSSSSFSSSYSGDCFFQITSH is encoded by the exons ATGACCAACTACTATCCTTTAGAGTATAAACCCTTCCCCAGTTCAGGCACTAGTAGTAGTGTCAAATCCCTTATTAAACCACTTGACCTAAAGAGTTGGGATTGCAATAGTGTTGGGCTTGGCCTAGTGAATTCCCTCGCCGACGATACCGCACCGTGGTCACGAACAGTGCTTTTGGGGCTCGAGGCCAGGATGAACACCCTTAGTTCAAAATTCAACTTGAATTTGTTAGAATGTAATCCTGAATCATCCCTCGAAGCTACAAACACGGGTTTACAAGCTCGTAATTCGATTTTGGTCAGCGAGATCGTGGATTCGGAGGATTACACTTGTGTTATTTCCCGTGGTCCGAATCCGAAAACAACCCACATTTTCGGGGATTTCATATTGGAGACTCGCACCGAAGAGATAGTATCTCCCTTGGCTGTGGAATCCTCTGAGGAGCCTATACTTGAACCTTGTGGTGGTATTTTTGGCATGTGTGGGTATTGCAAGAAGACACtcggagaaggagaagatatTTATATGTTCAG GGGTGAGGAAGCATTTTGCAGCAGTGATTGCAGGGAGAGATTCATCAAAGAGGAGATTGAGGAGGAGATGAATACAAAACActgttcctcttcttcttttagTTCATCCTACAGTGGGGATTGCTTTTTCCAAATCACCAGTCACTGA